From Coffea arabica cultivar ET-39 chromosome 2e, Coffea Arabica ET-39 HiFi, whole genome shotgun sequence, the proteins below share one genomic window:
- the LOC113731916 gene encoding zinc finger CCCH domain-containing protein 40: protein MAHRLLRDAEADGWERSDFPIICESCLGDSPYVRMTKADYDKECKICTRPFTVFRWRPGRDARYKKSEICQTCSKLKNVCQVCLLDLEYGLPVQVRDTALSINSNDAIPKSDVNREYFAEEHDRRARAGIDYESSYGKVRPNDTILKLQRTTPYYKRNRAHVCSFYVRGQCTRGLECPYRHEMPVTGELSQQNIKDRYYGVNDPVAMKLLNKAGEMPSLEPPEDENIRTLYVGGLDARITEQDLRDHFYAHGEIESIKMVLQRACAFVAYTTREGAEKAAEELANKLVIKGLRLKLLWGRPQAPKPESEISDEARQQAAVAHSGLLPRAVISQQQNQPLQPPGTHDQPPAMPYFNIPPQPQQERAFYPSMDPQRMGALVPSQDGASSGPSGSGDNRSGPEKQHQGQHYAYPGGPPPPQGQFYQQYYPPYGYMPPPPPPYQQYPPYPASMVPPPPSTGTNHQHPPPYQSRVPPPPTGTDQSAYQHRAPPGSNQQHHPPYQSGVPTPSPSAPPPATGEQHHARVPSASGEQAGTSQQMPSSETDQQS from the exons ATGGCGCACAGACTATTGAGAGACGCTGAAGCAGACGGATGGGAACGATCCGACTTCCCTATCATATGCGAGTCTTGCCTCGGCGACAGCCCTTATGTTCGAATG ACAAAAGCAGATTATGACAAGGAGTGCAAGATTTGCACACGGCCTTTCACTGTTTTCAGGTGGAGGCCTGGTCGTGATGCAAGGTATAAGAAAAGTGAGATCTGTCAGACTTGCAGTAAGCTGAAGAATGTTTGTCAAGTTTGTCTTCTGGATCTAGAATATGGTTTACCTGTTCAGGTTCGAGACACCGCATTAAGCATTAATTCAAATGATGCCATCCCAAAGAGTGATGTGAACAGAGAATACTTTGCTGAGGAGCATGATCGCAGG GCAAGAGCAGGAATAGATTATGAATCTTCCTATGGGAAGGTGCGGCCAAATGACACAATTCTAAAGCTTCAAAGGACAACTCCCTATTACAAGAGAAATCGTGCTCATGTTTGCAGTTTCTATGTCCGTGGACAATGTACAAGGGGTCTCGAGTGCCCATACAGACATGAGATGCCAGTTACTGGGGAACTATCTCAGCAAAACATCAAGGACCGTTACTATGG AGTCAATGATCCAGTGGCAATGAAGCTTCTCAACAAGGCTGGTGAAATGCCTTCGCTTGAGCCCCCTGAAGATGAGAACATAAGAACCCTCTATGTGGGTGGACTTGATGCAAGAATCACTGAGCAAGATCTGAGGGATCACTTCTATGCTCATGGTGAAATTGAATCCATAAAGATGGTGCTCCAACGAGCTTGTGCATTTGTAGCTTACACGACAAGAGAAGGTGCTGAGAAAGCAGCTGAAGAACTTGCAAACAAACTGGTAATAAAGGGTCTGAGGCTGAAGCTGCTTTGGGGGAGACCACAAGCACCAAAACCAGAATCTGAAATCTCTGATGAAGCAAGACAGCAGGCGGCAGTGGCTCATAGTGGTTTGTTGCCTAGGGCTGTTATATCACAGCAGCAGAACCAGCCTCTTCAGCCACCAGGCACACATGACCAACCCCCAGCTATGCCCTACTTTAATATTCCTCCACAGCCTCAGCAGGAGAGGGCATTTTATCCCTCGATGGATCCTCAAAGAATGGGTGCTCTTGTACCATCCCAAGATGGAGCTTCAAGTGGACCATCAGGGAGTGGTGATAACAGAAGTGGTCCGGAGAAGCAGCATCAGGGGCAGCATTATGCTTACCCTGGTGGACCACCACCTCCTCAAGGTCAATTCTATCAGCAATATTATCCCCCTTACGGGTATATGCCACCTCCACCGCCTCCTTATCAGCAATACCCCCCCTATCCGGCTTCAATGGTTCCACCACCTCCCAGTACTGGGACAAATCATCAACACCCCCCTCCTTATCAGTCTAGAGTGCCTCCACCTCCCACCGGCACAGACCAATCAGCTTATCAGCACAGAGCACCACCTGGGTCCAATCAACAGCATCATCCTCCTTATCAGTCTGGAGTGCCGACACCATCACCCAGTGCTCCACCGCCAGCTACCGGTGAGCAACATCATGCTAGAGTTCCTTCCGCTAGTGGTGAACAAGCAGGGACAAGTCAGCAGATGCCATCATCGGAGACGGATCAGCAATCATAA
- the LOC113731918 gene encoding protein DMP3-like, whose protein sequence is MSLRARPTSSNQNISSTSDPAAEETSTNAPDARKPPPSPPTPSFYQRALESTAHLANLLPTGTLLAFQLLTPIATNNGSCDAATRPMTLILLLILGVSCFLACFTDSFRASDGQVYYGFASPRGLWVFDYPAASASGIPGDLSKYRLSFIDVVHAVLSVFVFVSVALRDKNVLSCFYPSPSHETEEVLDIFPISIGLICSLLFVIFPTRRHGIGYPVTFGK, encoded by the coding sequence ATGTCTCTCAGGGCAAGACCAACATCATCAAATCAGAATATATCCTCAACTTCTGATCCTGCAGCAGAAGAAACCAGCACAAATGCGCCTGATGCCCGCAAGCCTCCACCAAGTCCTCCAACACCATCTTTCTACCAACGTGCACTAGAAAGCACAGCCCACTTGGCCAACCTCCTCCCAACAGGGACCCTTTTAGCCTTCCAGCTACTCACACCAATCGCCACCAACAACGGCTCCTGCGATGCGGCCACACGGCCGATGACCttgatcctcctcctcatccttggcgtttcttgctttcttgcttGTTTCACTGATAGCTTCAGGGCCTCAGATGGACAGGTTTATTACGGTTTCGCGTCGCCCAGAGGGCTATGGGTGTTTGATTACCCTGCTGCATCAGCTTCAGGAATTCCTGGTGATCTCAGTAAATACAGGTTAAGTTTCATCGATGTGGTTCATGCGGTTCTTTCTGTGTTTGTCTTTGTTTCAGTAGCTTTGAGGGACAAAAATGTGCTCAGCTGCTTTTATCCATCCCCTAGTCATGAAACTGAGGAGGTTTTGGATATCTTTCCTATAAGTATTGGCCTCATCTGCAGCTTGCTATTTGTCATCTTTCCTACTAGACGGCATGGTATTGGTTATCCTGTCACGTTCGGCAAGTGA
- the LOC140003683 gene encoding uncharacterized protein encodes MEDGQSDLLSLKVLVEKERKRVVFLEADKYFLDVLSSFMTMPLAMIIKLTRGHSLKGEIGCLSSLYESVENLGEDHLQSTDHKDMLLHPRSAAEIYHSDLLKDKSIERTDADYYVCSEGGCSFLSYYRSTHCRCGSAITLRLDFSDSASIPQERGGFVKPTVHFMISDDFQVMPMSTKAGLALLEQVSRLDGSRIEERNINIGRNEVLKLLKHSLVSRTPFTDTLLEAPMSKGIFSVCHGKYGPRRKSDIPETIAKKERIILKLIVCKSKNKAIYAEAKEDFVNLLCSFLTFPLGYVFSEFPSLSFKGCINNFYQTIKEFDSNQFMSEEMKEAIVYPKLAPGLPVPTKLIAIMEAVDPSYSTFQSLFNVRNSKLGPKSNFFGKAEGFIKGPSMFMVTDNLTVTPLSAISGLSLLNKLRIPLIDIEEQQVDVGEDEALRLLVATLVSKYTLTDAFLHKEEKQES; translated from the exons ATGGAGGATGGGCAATCAGATCTTTTAAGCTTAAAGGTCCTGgtggaaaaggagagaaaaagagTTGTTTTTCTGGAGGCGGATAAATACTTTCTTGATGTTCTCAGTAGCTTCATGACAATGCCCTTGGCGATGATTATCAAACTGACCCGTGGACATTCACTGAAGGGGGAGATCGGTTGCCTCAGCAGTTTATATGAAAGTGTGGAAAATCTTGGTGAGGATCATCTACAAAGCACAGACCACAAGGACATGCTACTGCATCCtcgaagtgctgctgaaatctATCATAGTGACTTGTTGAAAGACAAATCGATTGAGAGAACTGATGCTGATTATTATGTATGTAGCGAAGGAGGCTGCTCGTTTCTGAGTTATTATCGATCTACTCATTGCCGTTGTGGAAGTGCTATAACTCTTCGCTTGGATTTCTCAGATTCTGCGTCTATTCCTCAAGAAAGAGGAGGTTTTGTAAAACCAACTGTGCACTTTATGATTAGTGACGACTTTCAAGTAATGCCGATGTCCACTAAGGCTGGATTAGCTCTGCTCGAACAAGTCAGCAGGTTAGATGGGAGCAGAATAGAAGAGAGGAACATAAACATTGGAAGGAATGAG GTTCTGAAGCTGTTGAAGCATTCGCTGGTATCAAGGACTCCTTTTACTGACACCTTGTTGGAGGCACCAATGAGTAAAGGTATCTTCAGTGTCTGCCATGGAAAATATGGTCCAAGAAGGAAAAGTGACATTCCAGAGACTATAGCTAAAAAAGAGAGGATTATTTTAAAGCTTATTGTATGCAAATCCAAGAATAAGGCAATTTATGCAGAGGCAAAGGAAGATTTCGTTAATCTGCTTTGCAGTTTCCTCACATTTCCTCTTGGTTATGTCTTCAGCGAATTTCCATCTTTGTCATTCAAGGGGTGCATCAACAACTTTTACCAGACTATCAAAGAGTTTGATAGCAACCAATTCATGTCTGAGGAGATGAAGGAAGCTATAGTCTATCCAAAGTTGGCTCCAGGTCTTCCTGTTCCTACCAAGTTGATTGCTATTATGGAAGCAGTAGATCCGTCATATTCCACCTTTCAGTCCCTTTTCAACGTCAGAAACAGCAAACTGGGgccaaaatccaatttttttgGGAAAGCTGAGGGATTCATAAAAGGGCCATCCATGTTCATGGTGACAGACAATCTGACTGTAACACCTTTATCTGCAATATCAGGCTTATCTCTTCTCAATAAGCTCAGAATACCCCTCATTGATATTGAAGAGCAGCAAGTGGACGTTGGTGAAGATGAG GCTTTGCGCCTCCTTGTGGCTACTTTGGTGTCCAAATATACCCTAACGGACGCTTTCctgcacaaggaagaaaaacaagAGTCATAA
- the LOC140036861 gene encoding protein DMP3-like, producing the protein MSLRARSTPSATATSVAATTEDAPDTPKPQPPQRSSSPLSQRALSQALTSTANLANLLPTGTLLAFQLLTPVFTNNGSCDAATRPMTIILLALLAVSCFLASFTDSVKLSDGQVYYGFATFRGMWLFDAQGTIASGSEVGVPDLSKYRLGFIDWVHSVLSVFVFAAVALRDKNVVGCLYPKPDHEVQEVLDIVPIGIGCLCGLLFLVFPTRRHGIGYPVTPGN; encoded by the coding sequence ATGTCTCTAAGGGCAAGGTCGACACCATCCGCCACCGCAACCTCGGTTGCCGCCACCACCGAAGATGCTCCCGACACTCCAAAACCTCAACCACCACAGCGCTCCTCCTCACCTCTATCTCAACGTGCATTATCTCAAGCATTAACCAGCACGGCCAACTTGGCTAACCTCCTCCCCACGGGGACCCTTTTAGCTTTCCAGCTGCTAACACCGGTTTTCACCAACAATGGCTCGTGCGACGCGGCCACACGGCCCATGACCATCATCCTCCTCGCCCTACTCGCCGTCTCATGCTTCCTAGCTTCCTTCACCGACAGCGTTAAATTATCCGATGGACAGGTTTATTATGGTTTTGCAACTTTTAGAGGAATGTGGCTGTTCGACGCTCAGGGGACTATTGCTTCTGGTTCTGAAGTTGGCGTTCCTGACTTGAGCAAGTATAGATTGGGATTCATTGACTGGGTTCATTCAGTTCTATCCGTTTTTGTGTTTGCTGCCGTGGCTTTGAGAGATAAAAATGTGGTGGGGTGTTTGTATCCGAAGCCGGATCATGAAGTTCAAGAGGTTTTGGACATTGTTCCCATTGGAATTGGATGCCTTTGCGGCTTGCTGTTCTTGGTCTTCCCCACCAGAAGACATGGAATTGGTTACCCTGTCACGCCAGGCAATTAA